A segment of the Bacteriovorax sp. PP10 genome:
CCATTGATCTTGCGACTTACACTTTCCCTGAGAAGTGTGTTCTTATTATCGGAAGTGAAGGACATGGTGTAAACCAGGACATATTAGATTCTTCAGATCACATTCTAAGAATTAATATTGATCCTCAGGTTGCCCATTTGAATGCATCTAATGCTGCTGCAATATTTTTATCTCATATGAGTACTATCTAGGAGTTTTTATGGAAGCCAACGTTAAGTGGAATTCAAAGTTAAGTTTTACTGGTTACGTACGTGGACATGAAACGATAATGGATACCTCACTTGCTAATGGAAGTTTAAATAGAGGCCCAAGCCCAAAAGAAATGTTACTGAATGCCATCAGTGCATGTGCTGGAATGGATGTTGCTTCGATATTAGAAAAGAATAAAAAAGATCTTCTTAACTTAGAAATTCTTGCTAAAGCAGACATGACTAAAACAACTCCGTCATATTTTTCGATTATTAACTTATCTTTCAAGCTAAGTGGTGGCGTAGATAAAGAGTGGGCAATCAAAGCTTGCGAAGCTTCAATGACGAAATACTGCGGTGTAAGTTATATGCTTAGCAAAGCATGTCCTATTCATTATGAAGTATTACTTAACGGTGAAAAAGTTTTCGCTGGTGAGTCTAAGTTCTAGGTCATACTGACACCAAAATAATTTTTATACTCTCATAATCTGACAGACCATTGTCGGCTTCAATAAATATATCCTATGTTAGGTTAGTCACTAATCTTCCGGGGGGAAAATTTATGAAATGGCTTCTACTATTAACATTACTTTGTTCTCAATCACTCTTTGCTTCTCAACTATCTGACCTTTCATTTCTGTACTACAAAGATCAGGCCCAAAACATTGCTCACGATAAATCTTTTGATAATCCCGGACAATGCAATCCTCAATCTATGAGCTGTCTTAGAGCGACTTGCTCAAGACTGTCTCCCAGTAATTGTGATGATGATTATGAAATCAAAAAAGTTATTGATATGTGTAAAGGTGGGGTAAGTGGAGACTGCGTTTTTAATTCTACTAAAAGAATGAGCCCATCAAACGTTGACGACATATACGAAATGGAAAAAATTGTTAATGAATGTAAGAGCAATATCGGTGGATCGTGTATTGATGTTTACATCACAAGATTATCAGAGAGTAGTGTTGATGATAGTTATGAAGTGACTAAATATTTAAAAAAATGCAGTGGCATTTCCAATGATGTTGCCGACTGTGCTTCATTTACTTGTTCTCGATTATCAGCAAGCTCTTGTGATGATGATTACGAAATCGATAGAATTATAAAAACTTGCAGTAATTTATAAATTTGAGAAGGGGCTTAGGCCCCTTTTTTATTTTCTTACCCACTATTGACAAAAATCTAAACACCATTTATTCTGAAAAAAGTTATTACCATTTTCACAAGGGAGGTACATTCATGATTCTAATTAACAAAATGATTTGTACTGATCTTAGTGTTTCCGATTGTGGCACCGTCTACTAAAGTTACCGCACTTTAAATCATTACATTCATCTAATTAATTAAACAGCTTACTAACTTAGTTACAGTATCGACGTTTTTTAATTTTTATTAGTTCTCTTATTTATGGAGTTTTTTATGGAACAAATGTTTCACAGGCATCTATTTGCCTTTTTTCTAGAATTCAAACAGTTCGGATTTTATTTCAGTAAAGCAGTTACAAGTTTTCTGAAATTGAATTGGGACGTATTACGCCTAAGTGTGTTTCTACTTCGTTCAGCTGCCCACATATTATTTGTCGGCCCATCTATGATCAAGTGGTATTCACCAACTCAAATGAGTCCAGTTGACCGGAACTCATTCGAACACTTTCCAAGGAAATTCTAATTTTATGGAAACACTTTTAGGCAAAAAAAAAGGGAGCCCGAAAGCTCCCTCTTTTTTATCTTTCAAATTCTTTCGAATTAGAATTACACAAGGAATGTAGAGATAAGAGCGAAAATTACAAGTGATTCCATAAGTGCAAGACCTAGAATCATTGGAGTTTGGATCTTATCAGCAGCAGCTGGGTTACGAGCGATACCTTCTAGAGCAACTGAAGCAGCTTTTGATTGTGCTTGAGTTCCACCGAAAACAGCGATCCCTAGAGCGAAGAAGTAAGAGATGTACTTAATAGCTACATCTGACATACCTGTAGCAGCAGGTCCACCTTGAGCGAATGCTTGAGAAGCTACAAGAGAGAAGAAAAGGATGAAAGCTAAAATTACTGGAAGTTTCTTTGACATGATAATCTCCTGGTCAAAAAGTTTAATAGTTGGTCTTCAATTAGTGGTGCGCGTGCTCAGCATGATCGTGATGAGCAGTAGCTAAACTAACATAAACCATTGATAACATCGTAAATACGTAAGCTTGAATAAATGAAACCAGGATCCCAAGAACCATAAACACGATTGGTACTAACAACGGTGCAAGGTTAGAGAACGTTCCAAGTACCATGTGATCCCCGTACATGTTTCCATATAGACGAAGAGCAAGTGAAACTGGACGAATACAAGTCGAGATGATCTCGATTGGGAAAATTAGAATTGCCATGTACCAAAGTGGACCAGCAAAGTGTTTTAGATAATTGATTGTTCCCATTTCTTTACAACCTTTGAAGTTGAAATAGATGAATGAGAAAACACCAACTGCAAGAGTTGTGTTGATTGATTCTGTTGGAGGTAAGAATCCTGGAATTAATCCGATCATGTTTGAAAGGAAAATTACAATGAACATAGTCGCAACGAATCTGTAATATTTTGGAGCTGATTTTTCTCCAAGTACTGCGCGTGCTTGTGTGTAAATGAATGAACCGTAAAGTTCAACGATGTTTCTGTAAGTGATTCCACGATCTGGAATAACTGCTGCATCGATGTTCTTAGTTTTAGCACGGTAGTAAAAACCAGTCGCAACTAGAACTAATAAAACTAATACGAAAGTTGGGATGTGTTCGTAGTGGTGAAGACCAGCTTCGTGAACAGCATGTTCAGCGCCAGTTACTTTCCCAAGTTGAGTCATCCAAGTAAATCCACCTTCTGCATGTGCATTAGATGTAAGTAGAGCAAGAAGAGATACTAGCGAAAATTTTCTCATTTATTAGACCCTTGTTCCTCCCCAGATTTCTTCATACTGAGGTAGAGGACAACTATTTGTAATACATAAATTAACACTGGAATTATTATCCGTTTTCCCATAATTTGTACACCGAAAATTAGCGCGACAAGTAGCACAATAACCTTACCGATGAACAACATAATTAAGTTAGTTTTATCAGGTGCTTCCTTTCCGCTAGCAACATTTGTAATTTGCATTACACCATTCACTAACATCCATTGATTTAGGCACGCAGCAAGAAAAATCGTTAACATGACTTTTAGTTCGGCCATATCACGAGCTAGAAAGTAGTCGATAGCAAGAAGAACTGCGGATAACAGTGCGTATTTTTTAAGATTAATTTTTTCGGCGATAAGCATAATAAACCATGAGGAATAATAATCCTCCAATAATGAACAAGAAAAGTAACACTGCTTGTGTCTGGGTTAGTACCCCGATTTTCGCGAGATGCATAGCCCCCCAGACGGCCACAAAGATGGTCGAAGGCAAACTCATGGCAAGACCCATGATCTGTAACCATTTTTTATTTTTCATTATTTTTTCTCCAGGTCGATATCATCCCAGACTAAACATAACTCAGTCATTTTCTGATCGGCCACGTTTTCTTCTTTTGAGTGGCCTTTGTAAACACCGCCGGCCTTTTTATAGAAGTCGATCGTGGGATTGCCATCTAAAACCCAAAGGTAGCCCTTGGTGAATCCTCGAGCTTTAAAAACGTTGAAGTAATTTTTTAATAATTGAAAGCCTAAGCCTTGATGATGATATTTCTTTAGCAGATAAATCGCATAAACTTCTGCGTAATCTTTATACTCAGGATCTCTTGCAACTTTTCCGTTAGCAAACCCAACTATTCCATTATCACTACATTCAGCGACGAAGGTCACTTGTTCTGGATCAGTCGTTACTCTTTTCCAAAGTTGGTATCTATTTTTAAAATAGAGGGGACGATCATCTAAGAATTCTTGTGGAAGTAATCCAACGTAAGCTTCACGCCAAGAATTGATATGAACGTTGGCAATCTCAGCTGCATCTTGATGTGTTGCTTGTCGAATAATAACTGCCATATTTAACGTCTTCTCGAAACTCGTCTCTGATAAAGAGAGTTCAATCTATTTTGAATAACATCCGGATTCGGATAGTCATTAGCAATCGAATAATAAATATCGTAGGCCATCTTCAAATTCTCAGTCGACTCATAAGCATTCGCCACCATGAATTTCGCCTGCACGATATACTCTTTTTTCGTTTCACGCTTCAAGTATTCCTGCCAAACATAAAGCGCCTTATTAAATTCTTTCTGCTCAAAGTAAATCAACCCTGAGTAATAAAAAGATCTAATAAAGTATTCGTGATTGGGGTCAGCTTGAATTTTCGTTAACTGATTTAAAGCAGAATCTTTATCATTCAAATAAAAATACGAAAGTGCGATCTGCAGCTGAAAGAAATCAAAGTTTTTTAATTTCGGTGTGAACTGAGAAAGGCGAGTGTAGTTCTTAATCGCAACTTTATAGTCCTTCACATAGTTAAAGTTCACATCAGCAAGTTTCTCTTCAGTCTTAATCAACCAAAGTGGATCTTCCGTTAGTTCCTTAACTTCATTGTAATAATGAACGGCTTTTTTATACTGGCCCAGATAAATAGAGTAGAGCTCACCTAACTGGTAACAAATCTTCAAGCGTAAATCCTGAGAGGGATTACTCTTTAAAATATCTTCGTAAAGATAAGCTGCTTTCGCATACTTTTGTTCAGTAATGTAGTTTTGAGCGTCGATAATTCTGCGGTTAATTGGGGGAGTGAAGTCACAAGACGCAAGCAATATCAGAGCAGTTAATACTACTGTGAAACTCATCAAAGGAAATTTGCGTATCCTTGCAAACATGAATCCTTCCTAGTAATTAAAAGTCGCTGATCTCTTGGTAACGGCAAAGTCTGTGATCTTAAATTCAGAAATTCCCTCAATGAAGAATGGATCAAGAGCAATTATTTTATCTAATTCACTTCTTTCCATCTCACGAG
Coding sequences within it:
- a CDS encoding tetratricopeptide repeat protein, which gives rise to MFARIRKFPLMSFTVVLTALILLASCDFTPPINRRIIDAQNYITEQKYAKAAYLYEDILKSNPSQDLRLKICYQLGELYSIYLGQYKKAVHYYNEVKELTEDPLWLIKTEEKLADVNFNYVKDYKVAIKNYTRLSQFTPKLKNFDFFQLQIALSYFYLNDKDSALNQLTKIQADPNHEYFIRSFYYSGLIYFEQKEFNKALYVWQEYLKRETKKEYIVQAKFMVANAYESTENLKMAYDIYYSIANDYPNPDVIQNRLNSLYQRRVSRRR
- the atpB gene encoding F0F1 ATP synthase subunit A: MRKFSLVSLLALLTSNAHAEGGFTWMTQLGKVTGAEHAVHEAGLHHYEHIPTFVLVLLVLVATGFYYRAKTKNIDAAVIPDRGITYRNIVELYGSFIYTQARAVLGEKSAPKYYRFVATMFIVIFLSNMIGLIPGFLPPTESINTTLAVGVFSFIYFNFKGCKEMGTINYLKHFAGPLWYMAILIFPIEIISTCIRPVSLALRLYGNMYGDHMVLGTFSNLAPLLVPIVFMVLGILVSFIQAYVFTMLSMVYVSLATAHHDHAEHAHH
- a CDS encoding ATP synthase F0 subunit C; the encoded protein is MSKKLPVILAFILFFSLVASQAFAQGGPAATGMSDVAIKYISYFFALGIAVFGGTQAQSKAASVALEGIARNPAAADKIQTPMILGLALMESLVIFALISTFLV
- a CDS encoding OsmC family protein; the encoded protein is MEANVKWNSKLSFTGYVRGHETIMDTSLANGSLNRGPSPKEMLLNAISACAGMDVASILEKNKKDLLNLEILAKADMTKTTPSYFSIINLSFKLSGGVDKEWAIKACEASMTKYCGVSYMLSKACPIHYEVLLNGEKVFAGESKF
- a CDS encoding GNAT family N-acetyltransferase, with the protein product MAVIIRQATHQDAAEIANVHINSWREAYVGLLPQEFLDDRPLYFKNRYQLWKRVTTDPEQVTFVAECSDNGIVGFANGKVARDPEYKDYAEVYAIYLLKKYHHQGLGFQLLKNYFNVFKARGFTKGYLWVLDGNPTIDFYKKAGGVYKGHSKEENVADQKMTELCLVWDDIDLEKK